CTGGATCATCTTCTAAGGCTTCATTGATAGCAACCACTTCACCTGAAATAGGCGCGTAAACGTCAGAAGCTGCTTTTACTGATTCAACAACAGAGATTTCGTCATCAACAGCGATGATGTCACCAACATCTGGCAATTCAACAAATACTACGTCACCCAATAGGTCTTGAGCATGATCAGTGATACCAACCGTGATAGTACCGTCGTCTTCTAAGCGTAACCACTCGTGGCTGGCGATGTATTTTAGTTCTGCTGGGATATTACTCATGGTTTCTCTCCTAGGTGATAGAGGTTAATTAATGAAAAAGAAAGCTAATAATAAATTTTCTGTTGCCTACGAGTCAAACTGCTGCTTGCCATTACGGACAAACGGTAGTTTAAGCACGCGTACATCGACGAACTTACCTTTACCGCGCAGATCAATTTGCACATTGTCATCTTCTGCTAGGGTAGCAGGAACACGGGCGATAGCGATAGAATTTTTGAGGCTAGGAGAGAAAGTACCACTAGTAATGATACCTTTTTGCTCTTTATCAGTGCCTTGATTAATGGTCACTTCCATACCTTCACGTAATACGCCACGGCTAGTCATTAATAAGCCCACTTGCTTCATAGCAGTATTGTCATCTTTTGACTGTTTGCGTTTGCTGACCATAGCATCGCGACCAATAAAGTCACGATCGTCTTTTAGCGCCAGTGTCCAGCCCATGTTGCACTCATAAGGGCTAACATCTTCATTCATATCATGACCATAGAGGTTCATGCCAGCTTCCATACGCAAAGTATCACGAGCGCCAAGACCGGCAGGCTTTATACCATTGGCTTTTAATTGCTCAAAGAACGCCGGCGCATCATCGCCATGCATAATGACTTCGACGCCATCTTCACCGGTGTAGCCCGTACGAGCGACGAACCAATCTGTACCTTCGATGTCTGTTAAATCAGCACCAACGAAAGGCTTAAGACCAGCTAAGGTATCTGCCCAGCTAGGTTTGGTGTGCGCCAGTTTTTCAACGGCGTTTGGTCCTTGCACGGCAATCATGGCAAGCTCTGGCCGCTCAGTGATGCTGATGTCAAAACCTTCAGCGACTTTGTCAAATTGCGCCATGTCTTTATCGCGAGTAGCAGCGTTTGAGACGATACGGTATTCAGTTTCATCAGAATTTGATAGATAAACGATTAAATCATCGATGATGCCGCCTTCTTCATTTAGCATAGGAGAATAAAGGGCTTTACCAGCTGTTTTTAGTTTATCGACATCGTTAGCTAATAGCTTCTGTAGCCATGCTTTGGCATCCGTGCCTTTGATATCGACAATAACCATATGAGAGACGTCAAACATACCGGCATCAGTACGCACCGCTTCGTGCTCTTCGATTTGTGAGCCATAATGGATTGGCAATTCCCAACCAGAAAAATCCACCAGTTTGCCATCACTCTCGACATGAGACTGATAAAGGGGTGTGCGTTGAGGAGCTTGGCTGTTAGTATTTTGAGTATCGGTCATAACAAATCCTTATGTGGACATTAGCTATACTTAGTAAAAGTATTAGGGCTGATGTACATGATCATAGTAGCGAGAAGCAATATTGCAGGGTACAAGCATTGCAACCAAGGGTAGTACAGAAATAAGATAAAACTATCCGCCAAACAAACGCTTAACGTCAGTTTAGAGGGAAGCCCTATCTGTCCTGTGACCTGAGATTTTCAACACGATCCATCATCGTAATTCTTCAACAGAGCAATGATGTCGCGTTTTCTCCCCTTCGGTGGGTAAGACGTCGTCCGTCCTTACCGCTCTCCAGATTTGTTATGCCTAAGGTTTGAAGAATAATACGCCAATCAGCGTGATGCAAATAAACCGTTATGACATGTGTTTTTCAGTCCTTTTACCTGAGCGATTAGCAGGGTGGATGCGCCTTCGGTGGTCATGTAG
The window above is part of the Psychrobacter cryohalolentis K5 genome. Proteins encoded here:
- the gcvT gene encoding glycine cleavage system aminomethyltransferase GcvT gives rise to the protein MTDTQNTNSQAPQRTPLYQSHVESDGKLVDFSGWELPIHYGSQIEEHEAVRTDAGMFDVSHMVIVDIKGTDAKAWLQKLLANDVDKLKTAGKALYSPMLNEEGGIIDDLIVYLSNSDETEYRIVSNAATRDKDMAQFDKVAEGFDISITERPELAMIAVQGPNAVEKLAHTKPSWADTLAGLKPFVGADLTDIEGTDWFVARTGYTGEDGVEVIMHGDDAPAFFEQLKANGIKPAGLGARDTLRMEAGMNLYGHDMNEDVSPYECNMGWTLALKDDRDFIGRDAMVSKRKQSKDDNTAMKQVGLLMTSRGVLREGMEVTINQGTDKEQKGIITSGTFSPSLKNSIAIARVPATLAEDDNVQIDLRGKGKFVDVRVLKLPFVRNGKQQFDS
- the gcvH gene encoding glycine cleavage system protein GcvH; translation: MSNIPAELKYIASHEWLRLEDDGTITVGITDHAQDLLGDVVFVELPDVGDIIAVDDEISVVESVKAASDVYAPISGEVVAINEALEDDPEIINSDPYGEGWFFRMKPDNIADYEALLTADEYENEL